The genomic window AGGATCGCGTAGGTCTCGGCCGGAAGCTCGATGTTGTCGCGCGTGCGCACCGGAGGCATGAGGGTGCCGAGCTCCAGCGCGACCTTGCGCCGGAGCGATTTCACGCGGGTGAGCAGGTCCCCCGCCCCGCCCGCGGCGAGGTCGACGATGTCGGGCGAGAGCGAGATCTCGAGCGCGTGGACCCTCATGGTGTCCATCAGGTCGTCGGACCCCTCGGTGGCGGCGGCCTCGGCGACCACCCGCGCCTCGGCATCGGCGGCGTCGGCGGCCGCGCGGTCGGTGTTCGCCTTCACCCGCGAGGCGGCGAAGAGCAGTCCCGCCCCGATCGCGGCGAAGGCGAGGAACGGCATCCCGGGGATCAGCCCCATGCCGATCGCGGCCATCGCGGTGATGAGCAGGGCGGTGCGCGACTGCATGAGCTGTCGCCCGGCCGCCCGGCCGAGCTCGGCCTCGGCGTTCTCGCGCGTGACGATCATGCCCGTGGACACCGCCATCAGCAGCGCGGGGATCTGCGTCACCAGTCCGTCGCCGATGGTGAGGATGCTGTAGGTCTCGAGAGCCTCGTCGATCGCCATGCCGTGCATGGTCATGCCGATGATGATGCCGCCGACGAAGTTGATGACGAGGATGACGATGCCGGCGATCGCATCGCCCTTGACGAACTTGCTGGCACCGTCCATCGCGCCGTAGAAGTCGGCCTCGGACGCGACCTCCGCGCGGCGGGCCCGGGCCTGCTCGTCGGTGATGAGCCCGGCGTTCAGGTCGGCGTCGATGGCCATCTGCTTGCCCGGCATGGCGTCGAGGGTGAAGCGCGCGCCCACCTCGGCGACGCGCTCGGCGCCCTTGGTGACGACGACGAACTGGATCACGGCGAGGATCAGGAAGATGACGAAGCCGATCACGAGCGACCCGCTGATCGTGATCTGCCCGAACGCCTGGATTACCTGACCGGCGTGCGCCTCGCTGAGCACGAGGCGGGTCGAGGCGACGTTCAACCCGAGGCGGAACAGCGTCGCGACCAGCAGCAGGCTCGGGAAGACCGAGAAGTCCAAGGGCTTCTTCACGAACATCGCCGTGAGCAGGATGAGCAGCGCGAAGGCGATGTTCGTCACGATGAGCACGTCGAGCAGCCCCACGGGGATGGGGACGATGAGCAGCAGGATGATGCCCACCACCCCGACGGGGACGGCGCCCTTCGACAACAACTGACCGATCATGCGGTGCGCTTCTTTCGTGTCATGGTCTTCTCGGCTCTCACAGTCCCCGCCCGGTCAGGGCGGCCGGGGGCATCTCGAACGTCCCCGAGCGCGAGCCCCTCTTGTGCAGGTGCTGCACGAACGCCAGCACCTGCGCGACGGCGGTGTACAGGTCCTCGGGGATCTCGCGCCCGAGCTCGACACCCGCGTGCAGCGCGCGGGCGAGGGGGATGTCGCGCACGATGGGGACCTGTGCCTCCTCGGCGCGCTCGCGGATCTTCTGAGCGATGACGCCGGCCCCCTTGGCCACGACCCGGGGGGCCGAGGTGCCCGGTTCGTAACGCAGGGCGACGGCGATGTGGGTGGGGTTCACGAGGACGACGTCGCTGTCGGCCACCGCGGCGATCATGCGGTTGCGGCTGACCGCGAGCTGGCGGGCGCGGCGCTGCGAGCGGATGAGCGGATCGCCCTCGGTCTTCTTGTGCTCGTCGCGCGCTTCCTGTTTGGTCATGCGGGTGTGCTTGCGGTTGCGCGAGATCACGACGAAGACGTCGATCGCCGCGAGCAGCAGGCCCACTACGACAGCGACCTGCAGCAGCGTCGCGACGGCCTGGCCGGCCACCTCGAGCAGCCACGCGATGCGGTGCCGCCCGCTGCCCATGAGGACCGGCACGAGACCGGCGACCACGCTCCACAGCGCCACGCCGATCGCGGCCGTCTTCAGGAGCGCCTTGACGCCCTCCCACAGCGCCGCGGCCCCCACGGTCCGCTTGAGGCCCGCGACGAGGTCGAACTGCTCCACCCGCACGGGCACGCCGCGCAGGTGGATCCCGCCCTGGGCGATCGCGGTGACCATGACGGCCAGGAGCACGACGATGAGCATCGGCAGGAGCACCTGCCCCACCGAGGCGATGGCCGAGCCGAGTCCCTCGACGGCCGCGCCCACCGTGGGGTCCTTCGCCACGGCCCCGACCCGCAACGTCTGCTCGGTGAGCACGGTCGACGCCGATGACAGCGTCGCCGGCATCATGACGGCGGCGGCGCCGATGCCGACCCACGCGGTGAAATCCTGGCTGCGACCGATCCGCCCCTTCGCGATCGCCTTCCTCAGCCGTTCCGGAGTCGCTTTCTCGGTGCGCTCCCCGGCATCCGTTCCGCTCATCGGGTCACCCCGATCACCAGGCGGGCGGCGTCATCGGCGATCGCGGACACGATCGCCGGCAGCGCGGCGTAGACGAACCCCACCAGAACGAAGGTGAGGGCGATCTTGATGGGGAAACCGAGGGCGAAGGCGTTCAAGGCGGGGGCCACGCGAGAGACGAGACCGAGACCGACATCGGCGAGGAAGAGCACGATCAGCAGGGGCCCGGCGATCTGCACCGCGCTCAGAAGCATCTGCCCGACCGCGGACGTCAGGACCTCGGCGGGACGCGACAGGTCCACCGTCCCCGCGACCGAGACCGCGTCGAACGAGCGGAACAGTCCGCCCAGGACCAGCTGATAGGCGTCGGACGCGAACAACAGCAGGATCGCCGTCATCTGGAACAAGCGGGTGAACTGGGCGCCGTTGACGTTCATCCCCGGATCGAACGCCTGGGCGAGCTGGAACCCGCCGAACGTGTCGACGAGGAACCCGGCACCCTGAACGGCGCTGAACAGCACCAGGACCAGGAACCCCAGGAGCGCCCCGACGAGGATCTGCCCCGCCGCCGCGAGGAGGAAGCCCCCCGCATCCAGCCGCTCGTACCCCGCGACCACTACCGGCGACACCGCCAGGCCGAGCCCGACTCCGAGCATGCCGCGCACCCGCATCGGGATGGAGCCGTGACTGAACGGCGGGGCGATCACGAGGAACGCCGTGATGCGCACGATGGCCAGAGCCGTCGCCTCCAGCCACGTGAAGTCGATGGGGATGTTCATCCGCCGCCGTTCAGCAACGACGGCAGACGCTGGAAGAGTTCGTGCGTGAAGGCGACCGTCTCGGCGATCATCCAGTTGCCGCACACCATCAGCGCGATGCCCACCGCGAGCAGCTTCGGCACGAACGACATCGTCATCTCCTGCAC from Microbacterium testaceum includes these protein-coding regions:
- a CDS encoding flagellar biosynthesis protein FlhA, coding for MIGQLLSKGAVPVGVVGIILLLIVPIPVGLLDVLIVTNIAFALLILLTAMFVKKPLDFSVFPSLLLVATLFRLGLNVASTRLVLSEAHAGQVIQAFGQITISGSLVIGFVIFLILAVIQFVVVTKGAERVAEVGARFTLDAMPGKQMAIDADLNAGLITDEQARARRAEVASEADFYGAMDGASKFVKGDAIAGIVILVINFVGGIIIGMTMHGMAIDEALETYSILTIGDGLVTQIPALLMAVSTGMIVTRENAEAELGRAAGRQLMQSRTALLITAMAAIGMGLIPGMPFLAFAAIGAGLLFAASRVKANTDRAAADAADAEARVVAEAAATEGSDDLMDTMRVHALEISLSPDIVDLAAGGAGDLLTRVKSLRRKVALELGTLMPPVRTRDNIELPAETYAILVAGVEVGRGIVPRGHVLAIGTGLEHLPGSAVIDPVFGLEGRWVPTEISHAADMAGATVIDRASVIITHLSDTVHAQAHRLLSLEDVRQLTDHLKQTQPSVVDELTPALLPLALIQRVLASLLAERVSINDLGRIYEALALRAKSTTEVPALVEAARAALGPAISARFAHDGRLRVVMFDTLWEQQMLEGLRHVEGRSQIVLTADQTMQVMEGVRRAVADVDPVGGEPVLVCAPTLRQGVRALLAGQVGAMPILSYDEAAAGGFATDVVGVVRPEQVALPSS
- a CDS encoding EscU/YscU/HrcU family type III secretion system export apparatus switch protein, with protein sequence MSGTDAGERTEKATPERLRKAIAKGRIGRSQDFTAWVGIGAAAVMMPATLSSASTVLTEQTLRVGAVAKDPTVGAAVEGLGSAIASVGQVLLPMLIVVLLAVMVTAIAQGGIHLRGVPVRVEQFDLVAGLKRTVGAAALWEGVKALLKTAAIGVALWSVVAGLVPVLMGSGRHRIAWLLEVAGQAVATLLQVAVVVGLLLAAIDVFVVISRNRKHTRMTKQEARDEHKKTEGDPLIRSQRRARQLAVSRNRMIAAVADSDVVLVNPTHIAVALRYEPGTSAPRVVAKGAGVIAQKIRERAEEAQVPIVRDIPLARALHAGVELGREIPEDLYTAVAQVLAFVQHLHKRGSRSGTFEMPPAALTGRGL
- a CDS encoding flagellar biosynthetic protein FliR gives rise to the protein MNIPIDFTWLEATALAIVRITAFLVIAPPFSHGSIPMRVRGMLGVGLGLAVSPVVVAGYERLDAGGFLLAAAGQILVGALLGFLVLVLFSAVQGAGFLVDTFGGFQLAQAFDPGMNVNGAQFTRLFQMTAILLLFASDAYQLVLGGLFRSFDAVSVAGTVDLSRPAEVLTSAVGQMLLSAVQIAGPLLIVLFLADVGLGLVSRVAPALNAFALGFPIKIALTFVLVGFVYAALPAIVSAIADDAARLVIGVTR
- the fliQ gene encoding flagellar biosynthesis protein FliQ; this translates as MNPEAVMDIGASALMLAAKLSAPLLITALVVGFAISLLQSITQVQEMTMSFVPKLLAVGIALMVCGNWMIAETVAFTHELFQRLPSLLNGGG